The window ACAGTGTCGTGGCGTCATGAAGGTTCCTTTTTGTTTAACAACTCTGAATCACCCGTTACAAAGAAGCGAGGTGCAAAAGTAAAATTTGTTATGCTTTATCAGCCAATTAATTAATCAGATATTCAAAGTGGTGCAGATCTGAAGTTATAATTACATTACTTTTCGGGGTCTTCAAGAATTTTACAGTAAAAGAGAAGTATATTAAAGCACTATGAAGTATGAAGAGAATGACGCTGAGCCAGTGTAGTTATATGTAAACCTAGTGAATTTTCGGAgttctattacaaaatttattttacttattaagTTTGGATTATCTTAACccaacaaaaattttaacaaatgGTTTTAGACATGTAAAAGGAATAAAGGATACTGAGAGATCTCATGGctttattatatttcaatagttaaaatcattaaaaagcCAGGTACAATTGTTGTCTCCTAGTCCCTGCAGAAGATACCTCAAATCGTAGGATGGAATATTTATTGTGACAACGAAAAGCATTAGTAACTCATTCTTCATCAAGAAATGGAAATTTATCACAAGGTTCTGATTGTAGGTTGTAGCATTGATGGTGATCAAATACAGCATATACTCTCCCATCAATGGTAACTCTTATATTGTAAGGATGAATGAAGGTGTTAATGTTTTGTCTCTATGCCACAACAAGGGCAAAGTAGGACTATAAAACAGGATTAGAGGTTGTGCATTCTCTTCGTTCTTTACTCAATTTTCACTTTTTAAGTGATAATAGTATATTACTAACCACCAACGAACAGATAACTGCCACAGCTGGTCCCTTAAAGGTCTGGCATTATTCAATTCCACTGAGCCAAACTCTGCTTCACATTTCCCTGCTTGCATCGCATagcattaattaaatttgatgcgTCTCTATGCCCAACTCATGAAGGCAGCAGTCTTGAAATGAAGTAAAGTTATAACAAAACTCTCTGCTTAACTGAGGACCACAAATCAAATTAGGAAATTATTCCTTTTCAGTAGCCAGCTTTTAAGGAGTCTTGAAATTATTCCTTTTCAGATAGGCTATAGACAAGTCcatcatttatattttctatttatgtTAGAGATGTCATATTAACTAGTGATAAGGTTAAAATCCTACAAACTTTGCGTTCAACATGTTCAGATCTTAACGCAATGTTAAAGATTCCACATTAACCAATGATGAAACCAAAATAAGATATATAAGAGAAAGATAATCTTTATCTTACAAATCAATTATGTAAAATTGAGTTAATCTCAAATTCACATTCtaagaatttatatttatatattatagagTTAGAAAACGTGAACTCTTGATGCATTGAGGTGGCTACTTTTGCTTAGGTGTGAGACATTAAATCCTGGGGTATGTTTCTCCTAAATTTACATATACACTCGCAACTTGAAAATCATGTAGCCATCATACCAGTTGCCCACGTCGAGGGTAACTAAACCTAACAAGGAACAGTGTGTAAGAGACAAAGATAGGACCTGATGTCTCGTGACAACAAAAGGGAGGGCTCTTCCCTTCTACAAGGGTAAACCGATTTATTGCAATACAAGTTTGACTGCATCTCAACAAACACCAACCTTTTGGCCATCAAAGAAAATTCTATTTGTTCATTATTtatatacaactttttttttgcaactGTTCTAGACCCATCTTTAGAGGATTTAGGCCTAGGATAATGAATCAAGCTAATGCCCTAGTTCAGTACCCTCAAACTCAATACCTTATCCACAAGCACCAAATTTAATACAACCGCAAAGAATCGAATCAAATCTCATACGTTGTTAGCAGACACCATGAATTTCCTGCGATTCACCTTTGGAAGTATTTTTCACCTATCATCACATAAGAAATATTACCTCCGGGTCTTATAAGCAAcaaattaactttttctttggtcctaataataagaaacaatgactcattttcaaactttttatcatggttaaatttcttttataccCTTAATTCATTGTTAACTCTAAACATTTACTCATTAGACTATAAATATTAATACTAGATGAGATCATCACTTATAACATTTAAACTTTagaatacttttaaaataaaatttaaaattataataattaaatgtaaCCATCATTTTCTTTGGTGTTAATGATTTGTCttgtatttcttatatataagacaGAGGTAGTATATCAAAGAGTATATGCTCCTCCTATTGCTCGTTAATTTTTCTTGTTAGCTTTAGATTCTGTCGACCGGTTATCCATTTACAAGTgttgcatatttcttttttctaatttttaataccTAATTGCATCATGTAAATtttcctctttaattttttattttatataattagatttttaaaatttatttaaaatattctatcatttaaataataacaataaatatgtaaatgggAGTGGCAATGATAGACACTATTGTCGTTTAAAAGACTAAGTGTCAATATATCTATTACTACTCTTATTGAattagattttataaaatttctcaTTTAAAAGACTAATGTCTGTCCTTTTCCAGctgttacatattttttttctttgttattcaTGATATTGATGTCTACAACTCAATATAACATGTGTGAATGTGATGTCCCCATAGACTTGAGTAAGAAGAGAAATTGAATATTATGTACTCCATGGGTCTTTTGGAAGCCAGAGAAAGGGACTAGATTTAAAGGTAGAACTCTGCCTAATGTTTTGGACAATTTGGTATATATGATGGTGCAATTCTTCAAGCGTCCGCGTTCCGTGGAATAATCCAACCTAGACTTCACCCATTTCTATTACtctactttcttttttataaactaattacAATAATTTCGTTTTAAGATGGATCAATTTACTTCAAGAGTAATAAATGATTTGGATGAAAAGTAATATTTTACTCTTAGAATAAGAAATAAGTTGATcccttatcttttatttttccaatacttttttatttataatcttttattcttcaaatgatcgttaattaaaaaatctaatgatACTTAAAAAAACACATGATGGTGAAGAAAGAGTattataataatactaataatgaaCTTGATGTGAGATAGTTAACAAatagttttatcttttaaagatataataaaaagttCAATTGCACATCCAACCATatagaaaaatatcaattaatagaGATCAATTCTTTAAATAGATTTCAATATCTTGAGAAGTtaggtaaaattataaatttggtccCCCTATTTGTTTCAGAATTGCAAATTTGATcctcctataatttaattcatgaattTAGTCTCCTAATTTCTTGTAATTTCGCTATTTCAATCTCTAACCCCAAAATTGAATGCTAACTATCACGTGTTACGCTTTTATTGGACGTTGACAGTCACGTGTCGTGCTTTAATTGAATGTTATGTGTCATACTTTTATTAGACGTTGAGGTTGACATCAAATTTTGGAGTTGATAACTCAAATAACGGGATTATAAAAAACTAAAGGACTAAATTAGTGAATTAAATGATAGGAagaccaaaattaaattatgagaCAAATAAGGAGATCCAATTTGCAATTTTGGCTATAAGTTAAAGCATGCTTAAAGCCTTTATTTGGATATAGTTGCAACGAATTACTCTCACAAGTTAAAACACACTGAATTTATGTTTCTCCTCGAGGGTAAACTGTTAACCTGGGTCTGCACCGGAAAGAAACCATGAAATTGGGCCTCTGTATGGACCTGGACTTTGTGAACTCAGAACTTTTCTTTGTAATGTCAAATTTAGGTCCAAGTTAGTTGGATATGTCTGGCAGCTTAGCCCTGTTGATTGACCAAAGTTGGAATGCTTGTGTTGTTTTGTGATGCATGAGTGGCGCCATTTGCGGCCTATTTCACAACTGTCCAGAATGTGGCTTAAGCGCGTTTTTCAGGACTTCTTGCATCCATCACTGGAAATGATGTATCGATGTAATGTTTCAAAGCAGTGCTAGCTAGCTATATGAAACTATGAAAGTAAcacatttttagtttctttctttccactgggaaaagaaagacaaaaaaaaaaacccgagGTCAAAATGTCATATGATATGAACTTTTAGGCTCTTGAATATgaacaaaaaatcattataataataaagcTAATATGGTGTAACGTTTAGAACAAACCACTATTCATGAGCATAGCCTTACATTCGTTACATCTATCTGTTTCCTCTGTTGAAGACTATCCATGTGACTTTTTCTTCCCTTGCCTTGACCATATATCACCATTGCACATTTTGCACTGCACAGTAAGACATTCCACATTTGTATAAGGTGGCTACTGGCTAGTTTAGATGCACAGATAGTTTCACACTGACACGGGAAAAACAATTATGAGCCGTTgaataaaggataaaatataaagaaagaaaaatagataaaagtaATCACAaccatttattattaaaaaaaaaactgtagaaATACTTATTTGTTCTATTTTTGCAAGCTTTTGTGTGCCAACTGATACGTTTTCATTCTTGTATTGTACAATCAAAACAACCAAGTTGGGACAAAAAATTTATAGTTGCCTTCCTTTTTTATCCTACATCCACCAATATTTAATTACTATATCAGGCACCAGACAGATTCAAGTCCAACACGGTAGTAAAGTTTTTCCTTCAAATTTACAAGGGAGCTGCATTTTTTGAAGACTCAAACCAGAGACTCCTAGTTAATTTATAATAGTTTCTGCCTACTAATCTACGTGCTTAATAgtaatttatgttttgataatttaattttgaaataattatcaattttaaaagttatatttcaagtgaatcaaatataattaattttatttaaattataaaataaaatcattttgtaTTTTAGTCCTTTCGAAATTGttattaaacaaacaaaagctACTGTGAGGATCCATTTCATAGGCCGCCACAGTGATTAAGACAAACAGCCAACGCACAGTTCGGTAACGAGGTTTTTCCAATAATGTGGCCAAGACAGTTCATTAACAATAAGAGTCTTCTAGAAAGAGCATAGAGACTATTCTTGTAAAAATTTCtgcaatattatttttcttcattttttttatcatatatttttctctcttttcctcaaattctttctttttcatatataaattgttgtacaaaattaaaatatactatgATTTCTCTTTTAGTAAAGCGATGTACTAGGAGAGGATGTGGCATAGGAAGAAAGTGAGGGGGAACCTGCTGCTTCATAAAATAAGAAACGTTTTGAGAGATTAGTACATAAtttaaccttttctttttcgCAAAATATAATTCAACCCCTTTTTTATACCATAATAATGCAGCATGTTACGTTTGTCTGCAGAATCTCTCTTTTTTCGCCCCCAATTGCCATGCTTTCATTGAACATGATACTAGTCAACATTTTCTGCTCTTCTAAGTTCTAAGGATGAAATATATTTGTGAGCTCACATTGAGGTTACAGAATCATGTAAGTTAAAAAACTTTTAGTGGGAGCAGTTGCCAAACACGgacttaattaaaacaaaaggaaatagaaataatttatgGAAAAGCACAAGATTAGACCTGCATAATGATAACATTTCTAACAAAGGCTTTAACATAATGATACACCACACCAGTAACAGATCTTGTGTTCCTAATATTTGGGTCCACCAAACCAGACAAGCAGAACTCAAAGACCTTCCCTTTGGTCGTTGGTCACACTCATCATCTCCCAATCCACCCACTCCACACCCATTCTCTTAATTGTTGATGCGatctttatagagatcaatcaAACTCACTTCACAACCACAACCACACCTACACACTAAAACTACATGCTTAACTGTTGGACTACAGTAATCTTTAATTGTTACACTTAACACAATAACAATTTAAGAGAAATCAAGGCCCCTAGGAAGCAAAATGTGAAGAGTTGAcaaattcttcaccaaaataaAGCCAGAAAGCCTAAAATCAagcacttcttcttcttcatcctctcaTCTTCTCTCTGAATGAGTTAAATCCGGATAACTTGTGTTCTGGTATCCTAGAACAAGTGAACAACCACTGTACAGAAGCTAGATCAGTTGCATACTAGCTTGTTACTCTTACTTACTTACCCTCTAATCCTAAGAACtttgaagatatatatatatatatatatatatatatatatatatatataaattagaaattactAAGTGTGTGGATCCTGACTTTTGGTAATAAGTCAGTGAAGTACAAGCCTTTGGTACTTGGTCTCGGTAGGAGAATCAGAGCCATCACAGAAGACCCTTTTTCTACTGAGTCTTCCACAGTTGGTTGTGGTACTGCTGCTACcgttggttttgttaaaaaaagtgtCTTGGTGGAGTAGTtgtagtggtggtggtggtggtgagggAATGGTGACAGGTGGAATCTCAAAGGACTCAAGTGGTGGAGGAGGGTGTCTCCATTGAGGAAGAGGTCCTGCAAGGAGAAGGGTCTGAAGGAGAGGACCAGCTTTCATCACTGCTTGCAAAAGCTTACCCTTTTCTGGTAATGGTTTGTCTGGTGTTAGTTCAATCATTGATTGTGGTTGAGGTTGAGGTAAATGGTCAATGACTGGAGAGGAAACGATGCTTTCTTCACAATCTGATGATGAATGACCATTGTTGGAGTCAATTCCTCTTCTCGGCTCATCCTCAATGCTTGAAATTCCAGACACAGGAGCTGCATGTTGTAGCTGCTGTTGGAAAACTAGCTTCTCCAAGAGAAGTCTCTGGCATTTCTCTTGTGCCtcatctctctctcttatgGTTTTGCTCAGGAGGTCCTTTAGGTTGAGTAGTTGTTCATCCCTCTTTTTAAGCTCTTCTTGCACTGCAACCCTTGTTTGTTCTAGCTCCAGAGTTGTGTATATCAGGGACTGCCTCAGCTCCTCCATTGACTGCAtgtaccaattcaattaaacaaCAAACAACAATGAAAAATTAGTGCTCAGATTCCAACCATTATAAGCTCCATTACACTTTTTTTAAGGCTAATTAAAACATATTGCAACAACTAAGGACTATGAAATTATCAATGTGTGTGTTCAATGGAAATGGTTGAAGGGTAAGCAAAGTACCAACCTTTCCCTGGAAGTAGTAAGCCCAACTTAGAAGAGGGCTACGTTGGTTGTCCATTTTCTCAAGTTTAGTTTCAACTATCCCAAGATCAcagttttatataaatatatgcttTTTCGAAAGAGGAAAGGGAAATGGAGGGAAGAAAAGGGTGGGCAgcaatagagagagagagagagaaagaaaaagagagattgTGTTAGGAGTGTTTTGGTGGAGGTGGAAGGTCTTTTTATAAGAACTAGTCCAAGTCACTGTTGGCTATTGAGGGAAGAAATGCACATAAAAGAGGCAAAATCCTAGTAGACCAACTGCATGTTTGGAAATTGAACgtaaaatgatttttgaagTAAAAGTTATTCTGTCGAAAGATTAagactcatatttttatttttatgttatcatTATTGGTTAGATATGTATTAAAATACATGTAATTTTAACTGTAAATAAAACATGTATTAAACagaaatgttttgattttaattttggtggCACAAAGGGAAAGGAATATCGGTAGTATTGTAGTGATGccgggaagaaaaaaaatcagcaatAAAAGCGGGAACAAGAAGTCTGTATCTGAGGCACGTCCTCTTCACGTCTATTACTTTGCTTTTCTAGCCACTTTTGCATTTCATACTATTGATTATTGAATGAGACGAgtgatcaataaaaatatatgaagaaATTCATGAAAGTGACCGTAGTGACCGTGGAAAACAGTTATCCCCTCTTCCAACCATAGAgaatttacaataataataacaagaatgAAGAGCTGGAGTGGACATGACATTTAATTTAACATAAGAAGACTAATGATGGAATACtcaaatcctttttatttttttcttcccttttaaaaattgaaagggTAGAAGTCTCCCGAATTATTGTAGAGTTGTAATCAATTCAGGCGGAGTTTATTGGTAGGATTTATTCATATCTTCATGAAAACTACATTTATTATATCGTATCTGAAATTTATTACTCAACACCAGTTTGGAGTGAAGCCACGCTAGCCAAACATTAAATGTTTGAACGTGTTCATATCTATGTTAAGTCATatttagaaaggaaaaaaaaaacttccggTTATGTATTTAATTCTCTCAACACTTTTAAATATGTACCACTCATTAAATAGGggtaagttaattaaaatttgttggtAATTTAGTTTAtctcacataattttttttgtttatatttcagTTCACAGgaataacaaataaacattTAGGTGTGGTTTTTCTTCTAATAGGAGGTTGGCAAATTTAGACCTACGAAACCAACAAATAAAAACCTAAACTTGGTACTCACTCCaaaagagagtaaaaactaTAACCTAAACAACAAATTGAGCAAAAATTTAGACACAGATCCTCACTCCAACACAAAGTTAACTAAAACttgattaacaaaaaaaatatatacttacaattttcttattatatacTCCATCCGGTTCTATATATTGATCACATTCTAAGAGGAATACTTGATATTATTTATAAGTCACCAACTAActtattaataatgatttttcaaTTCTATCATTTATATTATTCTCAACACTTCATTATTAGGGAAGCGAAATATTGAGATTAAAGGTTGTTATTGGTCCATATTTATTGATGAGAATAGTAAAATaatggataaatattaataatgacaTGGAAGAGAGAGAATGTGAGATGATAATTTAAGCTAAagatttaattagttattagtgAAATTAGTTGAATGTGTAATTATGTTAGGGTATAATTGaaaacttgttttattgttaGACATATTTAATGACTTAATTTATCTTCCTTAATATTAATGATTCGGTTAAAAGTGACCAATACATAACACATAAGACAGAGAAAATATGTATGTAACTAAATTTAACatagtaattatttaaatttgaacccTTTGTACGTATGTTACTCTAGTACTTtcttcattattatttattttgttattttattttttattggtcatTAAACGAATGTAGGTGCTTTTAAAGGAAGAGGATTAAATGTATGTCTGCAGGTTGGGGGAGTTTAACCTCGTGTTTTAgaagattttcattttataaaataaattttgactaaaattgaatttaattaaagtaatttctatttaaaaactttaaacttaaaaataaatttatagcacatattaatataaaatttaaaaaccaacAAATAGTAGATTATTAAGATTTGCTTCTGATGAGTGGTCTTAAAATTCaagtttcatttaaaatataatgccAACATAAGATTTTccacaaatatattaaatagaaaaatggcTAGCGAGGGTTTCAGTTTCAGCTATCTCACTCTGTATCCAAACATATGCAAACCATTTTGTTGTTGATGTAAACTCATTTCTACAAGAGTTAAGGATGGATCTTCAAaggtttttctttctattttttttgtactttatgaaatttagaaaataaaatggataaggAAAATGAAGAAGGTGGTTGGAAGAATCACTCCTTCAGAATTGGTGTCATACACGAAGTGTTGTTCCTTAATAAACCAATTTCTTGAATTATTCAAGTAACTAAGGAGATTTACTCTCACACGTTAGAAGGTGATTAAAACTCAATCCAAGATctgttttttattagaaaatgtgcAGCCTATAAATAGGAATTGACATCAAGTTAGTTACACAAACTGAGAAGATGAACtgatcaccaataacaacaattgatgaTGTCATTAAACCttattaaaactagaattaatatataaaaacatatgGAAAATTGTGCAACTCTTTGGTTAGCCAAGAGGCAGCCACAATCCTAAAGTTTTCATCTTATTGaaccttaatttctttaaattaaaacaagtcTATAAGGGGTGTAAATCCAAAGAGAATTGACAGTCACTTTAACACAAGTTTGAGCctttatttcaactaacaaaatgctaataaaacAACTCAATAAAAGTGGCACCCTCTActcttcttggaagatgataCAATTGATAATCTGAAATTTTTCCACTTCTAACGTAGACCTAAATTCAAATAGCACGGTTAACACTTGTTGAAAAGTTTCTTTGACTTTctttattttagttcttgtcATAGGTCTTTCAAGTCCTACTAAAGGTTTCTTACTCTTATTCTTTGTCTTGTCCTCGTGAGTTGTGCACCACGCACTTTGtctttgatattaattttatgttttgggATATGCTTAAGTGCTTATATAACCATTATTGGGCAAGGAAACGTATTTTTtcggggttttttttttccctcacaCGTGGGCTGCGTCGTAGAGTATTTCTTTTCGTTATTTTGTTTGTACTGCTCAGTTCCAATTGGTTGAACTGACGTGAGagtttttttgtcaaatatatactcttaaattcttcaaaaatatgACTTTATTTACTACGTATTTAAATTTAGGTTGAATTATTTAGAATCTCCTGAAACATTAATTATGTTGTGTTTTATTGACAAGataacaataaacaaaataaaattaaaaaagagatatttaaattaaaatagaatgaataaaatatgagaTGCACTTTATTTCttctcatataaaaaatattatttttttctctatttcacTTTCTCATCTCATCAACCAAACATAATATTAATGTGATTTTAACTAAATATTTACATGTTTAATCTCATATTAAtggattaagaaattaaaataaaaatatttagcaacttgattttttaatttaattaaatcaaaattaaagaaaattttaaataattaaaataaaataaggtcgtatttataaaaactaaaagtgtATTAAAATAAGGGTTGTGATAGGattatttatttgagttttgaaTCACTTATATTCTACTTATTTTTGTTAGTCAAcgaagtatttaatatttttaaagcaTCCTTTAGTCAATATGTAAAAAGCTAATCTCTTGAGATATCACTAAAGTAGTAAAATGGAAACTCCTTCTAAATCTCTTGAGATATCACGAAATTACATAAGTAATGCAAATAATAGAACTCAGATATAGTTATTATACGATACAatagtagaaaaaataaaataatatattttataattattttaaatatgaaactaaaaatattacaattcaTCAAATAGAAAGATcgcaatttaaattttgtaataattataaatcttaatatattaattatataactgTACATCTTTGTCTTGCTTGACGATTTCAGCAGTTGAGTGAGGAATACTTGCCAAAAATATTGACAAATTTAAGGGGCTGTGTGTATGTCCAATCATACTAACCGGCAGCAGCTGCCTGAAATGACTAGCCACTGCAGTTAAATTGAAGtttatcaataatttcaaaGTTAAATTGTATAGTCACATTAAACAACCATATAAGTTTGCAATTAGGTAGGATTCTTCTAACTTATACTAGAACTTCAAgagaatttttgttttctagtttaaataaaataactaattcgACGTTGATAAAAGGAAAAACCTAGTAGCCTGTTGTCTCTACATTTCCACATATTTCTTTCATCTTTGGaatgactttgatttttcttttcaatgaaGTTTACTCTCTTAAACTAGattaattcaaaattgattctttattttatcaaaactcAACATTGCTTAACGTatctaccaataaaaaatatattaattaatataggtTATGA of the Glycine max cultivar Williams 82 chromosome 13, Glycine_max_v4.0, whole genome shotgun sequence genome contains:
- the LOC100806513 gene encoding arp2/3 complex-activating protein rickA; this encodes MDNQRSPLLSWAYYFQGKSMEELRQSLIYTTLELEQTRVAVQEELKKRDEQLLNLKDLLSKTIRERDEAQEKCQRLLLEKLVFQQQLQHAAPVSGISSIEDEPRRGIDSNNGHSSSDCEESIVSSPVIDHLPQPQPQSMIELTPDKPLPEKGKLLQAVMKAGPLLQTLLLAGPLPQWRHPPPPLESFEIPPVTIPSPPPPPLQLLHQDTFFNKTNGSSSTTTNCGRLSRKRVFCDGSDSPTETKYQRLVLH